In Clostridia bacterium, the sequence GGACGGATGTTCTGGACGGCTGTCCCAAGGCAGAAGGGATGATCCTTCTTCTTCGTTCCATGTCCCCTCAAGTCATCGCCGTTGACGAACTGGGCCGGCCGGAAGACATCAATGCCGTAATGGAGATGCTTAATGCCGGGGTTAGTCTCATTGCTACCGTGCATGGCCATTGCATCCATGAACTGGAGCACCGGCCCCACCTGGGGTATTTGATTAAACACAGGATTTTCGAACGCATTGTCATTCTAAGCCGCCGGTTGGGACCGGGGACCGTCGAAAACATCTATCATGGGGACCTGACCCAAGCCGGCTGACGGCAGAAGGGGGTATCGGCGACTTGAAATTGCTGGGGGCAGTGCTCATCCTGCTGGCTTGCAGCGGTTTAGGAATCATGGCAGGAGAAAGAATCGCCGCTCGTCCCAGGCAGCTGCAAAAACTGAGGAACGATTTGCTTCTATTGGAAATGGACATCAATTACGCGGCGACCCCATTGCCGGAAGCCCTATCCAAACTGGTCCAAACCAGTGACCGGCCAGTAAGGCAGTTATGGGAAGGAACACTGAACTACCTGGTCAGCGGGGAAGGTCTGACAGCAGAGGAAGCCTGGCACCGGAGCCTTACCGGCTTCAGTTCCCAATCGGCTTTGCAGGAAAAGGACTTGGCTGTGCTGAGGGACTTCGGTGCCGGGTTGGGCACCACCAATCGCCGGGAACAGTTAAAGAAATTCAAACTGGTGCAAGAGCAACTGGCTGTCCTGGCAGCCCAGGCGGAGGAAACCAGGCAAAAAACGGAACGGATCTACCGCACCATGGGAGTCTTAACCGGGATTGCTCTTATTATCCTATTATTCTAAGGAGGAGAACCATGTTCAGCTTGGCGGGAGCGGGAATCATCTTTAAAATTGCCAGTATTGCTATTATCATCTCCGTGTTTTATACATTCCTGAAGCAAGCCGGTAGGGATGAATACGCTTACATGATCCTGTTAGCTGGGTTGGCGGTTGTTTTGACCATGGCTATCCCCCAAATTCTCGAATTATTTCAAGCGGTGGAGCGGGTGTTCAGCTTGTATTAAACAGGGGTGACCTTAACATGAATATCATGCAAATTGTCGGTATCGGCATGATTGCAGCCATCCTTGCTATCTTTTTGAGACAGACTAATTCCCCGGTCAACGCCATGCTCATCAGCCTGCTGGTGGGCGTCATCATCTTCATTACCCTGTTGGATGATATTGCTTACGTGCTGGGAGTACTGGACCACTTGGCGGTGAAAGCGCGAGTCAACCAGCTTTATTTAACCACCATTTTGAAGATTATTGGCATTGCGTATGTGGCTGAATTTGGCGCACAAGTTTGCCGGGATGCCGGTGAAACAGCCATT encodes:
- the spoIIIAB gene encoding stage III sporulation protein AB, with translation MKLLGAVLILLACSGLGIMAGERIAARPRQLQKLRNDLLLLEMDINYAATPLPEALSKLVQTSDRPVRQLWEGTLNYLVSGEGLTAEEAWHRSLTGFSSQSALQEKDLAVLRDFGAGLGTTNRREQLKKFKLVQEQLAVLAAQAEETRQKTERIYRTMGVLTGIALIILLF
- the spoIIIAC gene encoding stage III sporulation protein AC encodes the protein MFSLAGAGIIFKIASIAIIISVFYTFLKQAGRDEYAYMILLAGLAVVLTMAIPQILELFQAVERVFSLY
- the spoIIIAD gene encoding stage III sporulation protein AD, whose protein sequence is MNIMQIVGIGMIAAILAIFLRQTNSPVNAMLISLLVGVIIFITLLDDIAYVLGVLDHLAVKARVNQLYLTTILKIIGIAYVAEFGAQVCRDAGETAIASRIEFAAKILILVLAMPILAAVLETIILLLP